Within the Asterias amurensis chromosome 15, ASM3211899v1 genome, the region gcaacttcgatgaccgattgagctcaaattttcacaggtttgttattttatgcatatgttgagatacaccaacagtgaaggctagtctttgacaattaccaatagtgtccactgcctttatgtgTAAAATAAAAGCTAAATAAGTGTAACACTccacagtttgtttttaaatgtgggTTAGAATGCTGACCTGGTCAGTTGCAACACtgttgtccttgagcaaggaaTTGTATCATAATTGTTTCTCTCCGCCCAGGATTACAAATGGCTAACAGCGAGAGGTGCCGTGCTCAAGGGCTTTAGTGTCATACAGAGATTCAAACACACTCTGCTGCCGACAAAACCAGAGTTAGGGTCCGGTGAACCAGACCCCTCAGCCACAACAAACCAAAAATGCAAAATCGACGCTCACTTAACTAGGCACGCACCATATCTTTATGCATTTTGACTTGGCAATGGGCAGATTGAAACCACAAGTGAAGCCCAGTTTACTTCAGGCGGATGTGGATGTGATAGCAATTcggacgtcacaaatttgcaacaaatactTCACAATGGTTGAGCTGtgctgtgctcaactcctgtcaCTGCAAAAACAGCCTTGTGATGCCAAAATTCGCTTTGCAAATTCACAGGAAGTGTGAACCAGGCACTACGTCTAGGATTAGTTACTTCACTGATTTATtgttgattaaaggaacatgttgccttggatcggtcgagttggtatttgaaaggcgtttgtaacagttttttataaaatgcacatgggtagacagatgttgtaaaagtagaatacaatgatccacacaaacatgcctcgaaattgcacagttttccttttacctcgtcgactaacacgtcggccatttaagggagtcaaaattttgactcccataaatggccgaccgtgcacagtaaaaggaaaaccacgcaattttgaggcaaaattgtgtggatcattgtattctacttttaaaacatctttccaaccatatgcattttataaaaaagggttacagacgctttttatagaccaactcgtctgatccaaggcaacgtgttcctttaatatttggaGGGTCTTTTACTCACCTCATTAAAAGCAAACCAAGGCACTGCCAATATGGTGCCAAGTAATGCTCCACACACCACCTGTCTTACAGTGTGGTAGGCAAGATACACTCTGCAAtcacaataatagtaataataatatggaacATTTATAATGCCCACACATCCACAAAACAAATGCTCATCGCACATACAAAGCAAaatagatgaaaacaaaaacagcataACATGTACATAATATATTGGATTTGAgcaatgcatggtgaggtatcaatatctatatggtttgcggtaacaccgtgtatctacttgccaggtagagtttgttcttagagaactgtcttgctttattctactactgcggagtaaaTGTTTGGGGGTTCGGttcaatttaagaactgactctgcaGTAGTACAGTTCATCACGATCCTAAacgctaaagtagtagtcccagcctatttttctattccatccgcccgggtaatagttaaatagcaggacagttcttttcagaactgagaagtctgcCGAACCCCCCGCACTGATTCTttacttacggtaagcagagtcataaaATTGGGACCTGGTATCTAGTCTACCAGAAATGGCAACAATTTTGACAACCGACACAAATGTTTTCAACAAATGTTTCAGGGACAGGAAGGACTTTGGACTCGGACAAATAGGGACTCAGATTCAGTGGGGAGGAATAGGACCGGGTTCTTACCTGCTAAAACTAACAATCAGTGCTAACATTGTTGCTCCAATGGCTAGGCAATGTTTCCACGCTAACTCTAGTAGACTACTGGAGCTATGCTGCTGTAGTCCTAGCCTGAAAAGCAACAAGAATCAGTGTCAGTACAGTCGTCAACTTGAAAGACAAATTGTTCAAGTCTTTtcttagcctttgagaaagatatCAAATATTAAACAACAACTTTAACTAAAGGCATCGCTCCAGAAGTGTAGTGTCAACACTGCATCCTGGGAGGAGCAGGCAGGAGATCGAGCCTCATGGAGGCAATTATTGCACAGAGGCACTGCTAGCTTTGAAACAAATCGACTAGCTCATGCAACCGCTAAGCGACAGCAGAGAAAGGAGGGGGAACGAGAAAAACATCTCCATGGTCCAaccctccctttaaagccattatacactttcgggacaggaaaaaaaatataaaaaaatcacagatttacaggaaatgatgaaagacttctcttgaaatattattccttgaaatgctttacttttttagaaaacattaaaacaatctaaattctcgatagcgagaattacgaatttatagtaaacacatgtcatgacacggcgaaacgcgcagaggcaagagtgggttttcccgttatttttcacaggtttgatattttatatattagttgtgaaacacaaagtgtgggccttggataatactgtttaccgaaagtgtataatggctttaactacaACCTGTGACATCTGCTTTGTGGCGAGCAGATCGGACTTTTGAGTCATCGACGGAGCCACCTGAGGCACAAACTACTTAGTAACTTTGTTTGCCTGTGAAGAACATCTTCCTCGACATCGAGGGATTGCCTTTTAAAACGCCCAAAAATCCTTTTTCTCAATTCTGTCATTTGTAATGGCTGAATATAAAAGTTGAGCGGACTTACCTAATGTAAATAAAGAGGACAGTGTAGACTGCAAAGAACCACATGAACTGGGAATGACTCGATGGCATGCCATACTCTGAGAAGAGTAACTCTTGATTACCTGCAATACAAATATAGAAACAATATCAGATTGTAAGCTGACATACAAACTTCTTGTAAACCAAATGCAAGAACTGCAGTCTTGTGGTAGAAAGAAATAATCAACACTTTATTTATCTGTctgttcttaaagacagtggacactattggtaattgtcaaagaccagtcttcgtacttggtgtatctcaaaatatgcatattggtcgttgaagttgcgagataataatgaaagaataaacacccttgtcacacgaagttgtgtgggtttagatggttgatttcgagacctcaagttgtaagtctgaggtcttgaaatcaaattcgttgaaaattacttctttcttgaaaactatggcacttcagagggagccgtttcttacaatgttttataccatcaacctctccccgctactcatcaccaagtaaggtttaatgctaacaattattttgagtaattaccaatagtgtccactgcctttaaaggtactggacaccttaggtacaataattgtcaaagaccagaattctcacATATTGTTTCCCacgaataaaataaaaaatctgtgaaattttggactcaattgatcattgaagttgcaagagaataatggtagaaaaacacccttgttgcacaattgtttgtgctttcagatgcctaataaaaggcttcaggcctgaagtcttttgatatttgagtgagaaattacctccttctgaaaaactacattacttcagactagagggagcagtttctcgcactgtttgatactatcaacagttctccattgcttattaccaagtaagttgttatgctaacaattttattTAGAGTAATACAAACCAATAGTTTCCAGCGCCTTTAATTGGTGTATTTACTGACAAATATTCTTGAAAGGGAAgagtttttcaagaaaaacaatGATATTTACCTCTAGCTGGTCTTGGTTCCTTGATGATATGTTTAGTAATCCAGTTGACCATCTCATTAAATAAGATTCCACACAAGAATGTTACCTGatcaacaagaacaaaatacaaaaaaaaaaaaaattgaaaataactgTCTCTTTAAaccatcgaaagctgctgtaggcagCATCAGTTAATTTCCATTCATTTTTAGAGAGATTACcaaaacgtataccttccctttaaagaccttGGACACtatttaattgtcaaagaccagtcgtctcacttggtataactcaacatatgcataaaataacaaacctgtgaaagtatgagctcaatttgtcttcgaagttgcaagataataatgaaagaaaaaacacccctgtcacacgaagttgtgtgctttcagatgcttgattttgaaacctcaaaatctaattctgaagtctcaaaatcaaattcgaggaaaataaGGTCTGTCTCAaaaagtatgttacttcagtgggagccatttctcacaatgttttatactaacagctccccataactcgttaccaaataagtttttatgctcacaattattttgagtaattaccaaaagtgtccactgcctttacacaGATCAAAAGACGTTTCTCAAGATGTAGTATAAGACTTGATGACAGCAATGAGGGCTGCTTGGCAATTACAAGACTTTTACCGTCACAGCGCCTACAGAAATATTCCTGTCAGATATTTTGATTCTCTAATGGATTTTTGGCTCCATGAGGGAAGACGATTCTTTCCCGCTTCAATATTTACcttccagggcccaatatcataaagctgttaagcagaaaattctgctaaCAAATATCTTGACTAAGCAAGAATTACCAGGGTACCAGTCCCAGCAATGGTAGCTGTATGGTACTCGGCTggtaaactatttttttaaagcaagatatttttgtgttgaacaagtttttgtgcttacatgctttatgaaattgggctcgggccgcaattttataaagctgctttaagcaaaaagtagctaagtacaaaaaatgttgcttactagaaactggttaccagccaaaattccatttgGTTTACATGGCTGcagctggtgccccactcatttcttgataagcaaacaaatttgctaagtagtaatttctgcttaacagcttcatgaaattaggcccatgtTGTTACATTATGTGAGCAAATCTTACCGTATGCAATTCCCTTCTGAAGAGAATTAATGTTGCAAAACTAACTAGAATGATGACAGGTGATAGGCTGATGTAAGCTAAGGCCTTGCCGATGATGTCACCTGtacagtaaacaaaataaataaataaacaaataagatacatgtagtttataGAAATGACAACTCATGCCTGTAATGCCTCgttttttaaaagaataaaagcaccaaggcattttctctttggaaAAGGGCAACCATGCTTGGTGGATTTGGATATTCTCACTGCTCTTATTATAGACGaacaagaagaaagaaaacaacgactaaatttcagtttaagatgtgggaggaaaacccaagagaattataccagagaaaacccacgcagtcaagtagggactgacaAGAttgcaagattatcacgcggaacgcaattcataccTATTAGCGCCTAATCTATCTCTAAGCGCGCgcacgtacacacaacccacgtgcaacagactcttcacaaagtttttgaaaaaaatatttcaaacctcaaattttcaactgtcaaagtgtctgtaattgtatttttttaatgtttttttaattaaagggcATTTAtcaatgggaataaaagagtagtgactcgttcttaaacgtccgattaaaaccttgcaggatcgttGCCGTGAGCTAAATGCCCTggcttcggctcgggcctttatcacacggcaattcaaactcgtaagaactcgtcgctacccttttattctctTTTTTACAGCCAGGCTCTGGGGTATTTTCCATGTAATCCTACATGTATGGTCGTTCTGTTTTAAttcaaagaaattatttttgaaaGAGTTTGCCTTTCCAATACAAACTCTAAATTCTAGCCCTGAATTTGTAAATATTcgttttatttttgaattaCCATTCCGAGCTTTTGCGGCAATAACATCAACATCTTATAACCACGGAGGGAGAAAGCAAACAACAAGACTCCAGTTGCATTTTTAAGACATTCAAGACTtcaaggggcacagcaattttcctgttgtaaagggcacttctgtGAGGGAAaactaaaatttgtattgaacttTGCATggggcaccaaagcaaaagCGCAGGGCATCACGGCAGTTGCCACGGGTGCCGTGGGTTACTTAAATTATTGTATTGCCCCAGGTTTTGGGCTGACTTTCACAAAGAGCTGAAATTGATCtttactgcaaatcaatcgcagttgctaagtaaagtgtgatgtcacaacacaaatcactatggtaatactaaCAATTTATCTTGCGATGAACTGTATTGCTTTGTGCAATTCAGCccaggaattttatctttgaacatgttgaaagggcaaggccattttcattttgcaaagggcacttcgattggaaaatcttaaagtcagtgAAAAActttaattccaggcctgctgtcTACATCTCTAAACCTCATGTGGAAAGTCTGACTCATAATAAGACAAACTATTTTTACTTAATGGATCGAGTCCGGCATGTGGTTTGGCGTTTCTAGGCAATCATCAAGAAAGCCTTGCAGACAGTTTCTAGACAAGCATGACTGACTGAATGTGAATGCCATGGAGGGTTGACACAAGTGTTTTAGACATTACCCAGGGACGCTTTTAGTGTCGCCACCACTTCTTTACGCCAGAGATCAAAGCCAGAGTATTTCCATTTTTATCAAATACTTGGAAAATATAAAACGAAAACAGATTTTATGTCTGGACTTTTTGTATTGAGCATAGAAGATTTGAAATTTAAGCGTCTCTAAAACTatcatggtgttttttttggaAAGGTACAAAGTAAATTTAGCTTTCACATGTGGAATTCTCTTATCATTGAAAATTAAGTGACtctcagaatattttttttttatgtgcattCTTTACAAGTGTATATTTCACAATGTCTATTTTGATTCTGATGAAGAAGCCCCATCAATGCATTTAAAAAGACATTTTGACACGAACGTTGCGCCATCCTTTAAGGATCAATCTAACAGAAAAGCTTGGaagttaaataaacaaaatgtcttGGGAAAACATTCGCAAGGTATCTTTACATCCCATAAGCACAGTAATGATTCATCTGAActtaatacccccccccccccgacgtGATCTACAGGCACCATCCGTCAGTCAAGATCAATGTCTACTTGGACCAATTGCTAAAAGCTCCGTTCAAGACACGGTAAACCATGATGCTTGTTACCATTAGCTGATTAAAGATGAACTAACTCAAGAAAAGGGCGTGTCTCGAGGATggatgacttaaagacactagagacttttggtaattgtcaaagaccagtcttctcactttgtgtataaatgcataaaataacaaacctgtgaaaatttgaactctattggtcgtcgaagttgcgtgataataatggaagaaaaaaaaacacccttgtcaaaggaagttgtgtgcattcagatgcttgattttgaggtcttgaaaccaaattcgtggaaaattacttctttctcgaaaactacattgtacatgtacttccaatccaagggagccgtttctcacaatgttttatactacatgtatcaacctctctccattactcgttaccaagaaaggttttatgctaacaattattttgagtaattaccaatagtgtcaactgcctttaaagagattgAGGGATTGTGAATATTGGAAATATATTTTATGTAAAGATGAGAAATTTACAATCATCACAACCTGTCTCAGGTACTTTATACATAAGATTATTTgacattcaatgtttttttaaactatggtGCATTGTTGGCCCAAATTTCTGAAGGATTGCCAAAGTATGCTGAATGAACTTGGTCCTGGGAATTTTTTCTACTGggtgtttatctttggttttaaaagccctattGTACAAACTGGGGCAATGCAAACAGTCTTTAAataaattgtgtattttgtgaGTTTGATCTGGAAGAAAAAAGGATAATAAATGTTGGTGCTCTCCCATCCAGTGACGTTGTATCTGTTGACTTGTAgtaaattgaaaaaagtatTGTATTAATTGGATTCCAACTATTGTAGCTGTGCCGTACTATTTCCACCGTTGTTATTATAAACATGGTGTTGATGGGAAATAGTTTTAACCAGGAAATGTGACCCTCTAAGACCAAGTTGGTCTGTAGTGAAGGAAATATTTTCGAGATTTAAGATATGTTTGCAGAtccttgttttactttttacttaTCGGCTGCAATTTGCGAGAAGACATCAAACAGTTATgttttcaaaaaattgtttttgttacaaTCCTTCTACAAATGCAAACGAAACAGACTTTGTGACTAGAATAAACAAGTTAGGAAAACTGCATTGAAACGAATGTTTACTGAGCTTATTAAAACATCAGCTGGCAAACTAGTATGTTTTTAGTATGAGGGGAAACAAAGAAGGAAATTGGGTCACACAACTTTTCAGCCTTTTGCTGCATGACAAAGATTGAGGAAATTACAATAGCTTCACACAAAGAAAACATGTGTAATATTGAATCAGTGGCTTTTATTGAAAAAAGGTATCATATACGTATACTGTATAAAGGGCCAaagtggcacggttggcttgtgtttaaagcgctcgcctctcaccaaggtgaccccggttcgattcccggtcggggccatatgtgagttgagttgtgcattggttcaaaaatcaaacactttcgatcttggctgtgctccgtggtcataatgggttgatgtggctggcagctgaatgcgcccttgcatgcctgcttctcgaacacgttgtagccgcgtccttcacaattcatctctagctgcgagtaaggacgattagccccccaaattattattatgtctCCAACTTTGGGACAATGATAAAAAGCATGGTTATTGTGCCCCAAAATACACCTGGTTCCAGTAGTCAAGTTTGTTCCACAACTTTTCTGTACGCCTATAAATCAATCAATGTTGAATAGAATGATGATGACACCCCTAACTTGCGAGTGAGCTGCGCCCTCCATCCCAAAAAGCAGAGGTTCTTCCGACCCTGTTAGACATGACATGCATGCGCTGcgacatgttttgtttgtgcatTCCTTTTTTAGAGAAAGCCCaaattaaatgtaatttttgtgtaaatttgcCAAATATTTAATAACCTGCTAGTAAACAATTAATACAAATTCTTCTTAGATAATCAATAACAACAAAGCAGGCAATGGTTTGGTAGTAAATTAAATTAGAGTACACAAATAGAGGGCGCCCTCCCTAGCCATACAGGCCACACCGTACCCGCAAAAACACAGGGTGTGTTTGCTGCAAGAAAACACTCATTACTTACCGTCGGGATACTCAACAAAAGTAAGGGAAACTGGTCGCCATCGCACGTCCGTTTCGGCAGTGGGTTCTCTACCTCCCCCCTCCATGGTCTTTCGGCAGCTGTAATCACTCAAATTTGTTCTTGTCTCAAGAAATTAAAACCCATTCCTGAAGTGAAGTTCGAGAATCTACTGTGTGT harbors:
- the LOC139948178 gene encoding dolichyldiphosphatase 1-like, whose amino-acid sequence is MEGGGREPTAETDVRWRPVSLTFVEYPDGDIIGKALAYISLSPVIILVSFATLILFRRELHTVTFLCGILFNEMVNWITKHIIKEPRPARGNQELLFSEYGMPSSHSQFMWFFAVYTVLFIYIRLGLQQHSSSSLLELAWKHCLAIGATMLALIVSFSRVYLAYHTVRQVVCGALLGTILAVPWFAFNEIFLTPLYPQVVSWRISEMLMLRDSTLIPNVLWFEYTNARTEARTRQRKQGCGNKIS